In Stieleria varia, one genomic interval encodes:
- the hemP gene encoding hemin uptake protein HemP, which produces MSDDLFQGRSEIWINHQGAMYRLRRTGSGKMLLSK; this is translated from the coding sequence ATGTCCGATGATCTATTCCAGGGGCGATCCGAGATCTGGATCAACCATCAAGGGGCTATGTACCGTCTGCGCCGAACAGGATCGGGAAAGATGCTGCTGAGCAAGTGA
- a CDS encoding energy transducer TonB, translating to MSQSSLVKRSTGVSIVLHAAVLVALCRVHLSTVDPFASQGERQVVSVELSAADASSQSTFQPMVEMDAIELEMPEADMPDRTMPDATMPEPLESQSLQPRPLEQVSVERQPLQVELPPPDGLLSQTSDAPDVSEPPPATANRQPESMPEIADKPSTRPKRSSPHSVAQAIMTPVLETTAGLSETAVEFTFNPPPKYPIDAMARRIEGIVTLKLYINVQGKVAQVEVQKTSGHASLDQAAAAAVSRWSGKPATRFGRPVPSEEVLPVRFRL from the coding sequence GTGAGCCAATCATCGCTGGTGAAACGTTCGACGGGCGTTTCAATTGTTCTGCATGCTGCCGTTCTCGTTGCATTGTGCCGCGTCCATCTCTCGACGGTCGATCCGTTCGCCAGCCAAGGTGAGCGTCAAGTTGTGTCTGTCGAACTATCGGCCGCTGATGCAAGTTCGCAATCCACGTTCCAACCGATGGTGGAGATGGACGCGATTGAGCTGGAAATGCCAGAAGCAGACATGCCGGACAGGACGATGCCGGACGCAACCATGCCCGAACCATTGGAATCTCAATCCTTGCAGCCCAGGCCGCTGGAGCAGGTGTCAGTCGAGCGGCAACCATTGCAGGTTGAGTTGCCACCACCCGACGGCCTGCTGTCACAAACGAGCGATGCACCAGACGTCTCTGAACCTCCACCGGCGACTGCCAATCGGCAACCCGAATCGATGCCAGAGATCGCAGACAAGCCATCGACCCGCCCCAAACGTTCGTCACCGCACAGCGTGGCCCAAGCAATCATGACTCCGGTGCTGGAGACAACGGCGGGCCTGTCGGAAACAGCCGTCGAATTCACCTTCAATCCGCCGCCCAAGTATCCGATCGATGCAATGGCTCGGCGTATCGAAGGCATCGTGACATTAAAGCTATACATAAATGTACAGGGAAAGGTCGCGCAGGTCGAAGTCCAAAAGACCAGCGGTCATGCTTCGTTGGACCAAGCGGCAGCGGCAGCCGTTTCGCGATGGAGTGGTAAACCGGCGACGCGTTTCGGTCGACCGGTACCGTCGGAGGAAGTCTTGCCGGTCCGCTTTCGGCTTTGA
- a CDS encoding WD40 repeat domain-containing serine/threonine-protein kinase: MVEDFSLADEEQWCDQCGPVRYERAEVENTTSVQTKPRSTPISSPSDSLRHAPDGKSIAHFALKQKIGSGGFGAVWLAHDLNLDRQVALKLPKRSSADSSLLHEARTAAKLHHPNIVMVHEVGIADEQIYIASEYIDGVTLRGEMDQQRLAIERTVDVLIQICSATSHAHSHGVIHRDLKPTNVMIDSAGKPFVTDFGIAKQLSAEESISAEGAVVGTFSYMSPEQAMGKTRETDARSDIYALGVILFEMLTDYRPFRGNVDAIIRQKINDEPPSPRRLVESIPADLETICLKCLEREPGARYQSAAELSDELSRFQQGVPILARPITRLEKGWRWCRRQPLIAGLVATIFLSFAIGLFGTSYYGLQASRNADELRDALYNAEINLIGTRWTNGDLAGMRDAMATLDHARDGSRGNDFAYKFFATSLRPLRQIINHGEAVTDVALSSDAKLIASVGHDNSIRVWDSTSGQLVRTLPLSAGRVMSIDFALDDTRLMTAHTDGRIRIWNPNQHERIVAELEHGAGLIHASFAKGGRVVSVDRQGAIKVWDIQSRETTAELSEADGRVIAARYDPNMHRLALARINGSISVYDLQDANRRWELPRVRDVLCMAFGGLDRLFVGSQVSSWSAFSIESGELLHSVVGTGAIGDVEWVADGDQFVTASSDQTTCFYDANFAVHNQFSTHARTFGVLAQSADSQVLAVGSADGTVKLLELQQCKQPAVVWRETNLRDVQFVDSQHVVTSGADGGVQLWDVDTGESSELRAATAVPAMSLIIGEHQVWVAGTPPRIDRLPLNRPESDLAESSGSESEDAAIRIANAGSVVLAKSPDGLRFAVGARNGAVRVAWIAEPETVLWESNPSDKTTHDVCFRGDQAIVIAYSGNTLVQVDLAPDTIGDQVTINLNEAPTALAYSDATHCLAVGTQTGEIHLFQRDQTQPARTIKCHGSRINALEFFPDGRQLASGGRERHLYIWDVASGTRMAKLWGHRRQIFGLDISPNGEMVATVGLDGDLRFWRGEIGD; this comes from the coding sequence ATGGTCGAAGATTTCTCGCTGGCGGACGAGGAGCAGTGGTGTGATCAGTGTGGACCGGTGCGATACGAACGCGCTGAGGTCGAGAATACGACGTCGGTTCAGACCAAGCCTCGTAGCACACCGATTTCTTCACCGAGCGATTCCCTGCGTCACGCACCTGACGGCAAGAGCATCGCCCACTTTGCGTTAAAACAAAAAATCGGCAGCGGCGGATTCGGCGCGGTTTGGCTTGCCCACGATTTGAATCTGGATCGCCAAGTCGCACTCAAGCTGCCCAAACGCAGCAGCGCCGACAGTTCGTTGTTGCATGAGGCACGTACTGCGGCCAAGCTGCACCACCCCAACATCGTCATGGTTCACGAAGTCGGGATTGCGGATGAACAGATCTACATCGCCAGCGAGTACATCGACGGCGTGACATTGCGCGGGGAAATGGACCAACAACGGCTCGCCATCGAGCGCACCGTTGATGTTTTGATTCAGATCTGCAGCGCGACCTCGCACGCTCATTCCCACGGCGTGATTCACCGCGACTTGAAACCGACCAATGTGATGATCGATTCGGCGGGCAAACCGTTCGTCACGGACTTTGGGATCGCCAAGCAGTTGTCGGCCGAAGAATCGATTTCGGCTGAGGGGGCCGTGGTCGGAACGTTCAGCTACATGTCGCCCGAACAGGCAATGGGCAAGACTCGCGAGACCGATGCGCGCAGCGACATCTATGCTCTTGGTGTGATTCTCTTTGAAATGCTGACCGACTACCGGCCGTTTCGAGGAAATGTCGACGCGATCATTCGGCAAAAAATCAACGATGAGCCACCATCGCCACGTCGATTGGTCGAGTCGATCCCTGCTGATTTGGAAACGATCTGTCTGAAGTGTTTGGAACGCGAGCCTGGTGCCCGATACCAAAGCGCCGCAGAGTTGTCTGACGAACTCAGTCGATTTCAGCAAGGCGTTCCGATTCTGGCTCGGCCGATCACGCGTCTTGAAAAGGGGTGGCGATGGTGTCGTCGCCAGCCACTCATTGCAGGATTGGTCGCGACCATTTTTCTCTCTTTTGCGATTGGCTTGTTTGGAACCAGCTACTACGGGTTGCAGGCATCACGCAACGCCGACGAACTCAGAGACGCACTTTATAATGCCGAGATCAACCTGATCGGCACGCGTTGGACCAACGGGGACTTGGCGGGGATGCGAGACGCGATGGCGACGCTGGACCATGCGCGAGATGGCTCACGCGGCAACGACTTTGCGTACAAATTCTTTGCAACCTCCTTGCGTCCTCTCCGGCAAATCATCAACCACGGCGAAGCCGTCACGGACGTGGCCCTGTCATCGGACGCGAAACTGATCGCTTCCGTCGGCCATGACAACTCGATTCGAGTATGGGATTCCACGAGCGGTCAGTTGGTCCGCACGCTGCCCTTGTCCGCGGGCAGAGTCATGTCGATCGATTTTGCCTTGGACGACACCCGGTTGATGACGGCACACACGGATGGTCGGATCAGAATTTGGAATCCGAATCAGCATGAGCGGATCGTGGCGGAACTGGAACACGGCGCCGGATTGATTCACGCCAGTTTTGCAAAAGGAGGGCGAGTGGTTTCTGTCGACCGGCAAGGTGCGATCAAAGTCTGGGATATCCAGTCAAGAGAAACCACGGCTGAACTGAGTGAGGCCGATGGCCGAGTGATTGCGGCACGCTACGATCCAAACATGCATCGTTTGGCACTTGCTCGAATCAACGGTTCCATCTCGGTCTACGACTTGCAGGACGCCAACCGTCGTTGGGAACTGCCGCGTGTCCGCGATGTTCTGTGCATGGCGTTTGGTGGATTGGATCGCTTGTTTGTAGGCAGCCAAGTGTCCAGTTGGTCGGCGTTTTCGATCGAGTCGGGCGAGTTGTTGCACAGTGTCGTTGGGACTGGTGCGATCGGCGACGTGGAATGGGTCGCCGATGGCGATCAGTTTGTCACCGCTTCATCAGACCAGACGACCTGTTTTTACGATGCAAATTTTGCGGTGCACAATCAATTCAGCACACACGCCAGAACGTTTGGTGTTTTGGCTCAATCGGCGGACTCTCAAGTGCTGGCGGTGGGCAGCGCCGATGGAACCGTCAAACTGTTGGAATTGCAGCAGTGCAAACAGCCAGCCGTCGTTTGGCGCGAAACCAACTTGCGAGACGTTCAATTCGTGGATTCTCAGCATGTGGTGACCTCGGGAGCCGATGGCGGGGTGCAACTCTGGGACGTCGATACCGGTGAGTCGTCCGAGTTGCGCGCCGCCACGGCAGTTCCTGCGATGTCTCTGATCATTGGAGAACACCAGGTTTGGGTTGCGGGAACACCTCCACGAATCGATCGTTTGCCCCTGAACCGTCCAGAATCAGACCTCGCAGAATCATCCGGTTCAGAATCAGAGGATGCAGCCATTCGAATCGCCAACGCCGGCTCGGTGGTCTTGGCCAAATCGCCCGATGGTCTACGCTTCGCCGTCGGGGCAAGAAACGGAGCGGTGCGTGTTGCCTGGATTGCTGAGCCCGAAACCGTGCTTTGGGAGTCGAATCCCTCAGACAAAACAACTCACGACGTTTGTTTCCGTGGAGACCAAGCGATCGTGATTGCATATTCGGGCAACACATTAGTGCAGGTTGACTTGGCACCGGACACGATCGGTGACCAGGTCACGATCAACCTGAACGAAGCTCCCACGGCGCTGGCTTACTCCGACGCGACCCATTGCTTGGCGGTCGGTACACAAACCGGCGAAATCCACCTGTTCCAGCGGGACCAGACGCAGCCGGCACGCACGATCAAGTGTCACGGCAGTCGGATCAATGCACTGGAGTTCTTCCCCGACGGGCGGCAGTTGGCCAGTGGTGGTCGCGAACGGCATTTGTACATTTGGGATGTCGCGTCGGGAACACGAATGGCAAAACTATGGGGCCACCGACGTCAGATCTTTGGGTTGGACATTTCGCCAAACGGCGAAATGGTTGCCACCGTGGGGCTCGACGGCGATCTGCGTTTTTGGCGCGGTGAAATCGGCGATTGA
- a CDS encoding catalase, producing the protein MAKKKAPANGSHKGNGDELHQTTSSANKLTTNQGVVVSDDQNTLAIGPRGPQLLEDFILREKITHFDHERIPERVVHARGYAAHGYFQAYKGNSKLTKADFLQDPSVQTPVFCRFSTVAGSAGSPDLARDVRGFSVKFYTTAGNYDLVGNNIPVFFIQDAIKFPDLIHSVKPEPDRAFPQAQSAHNTFWDFVSLNSESMHMLMWIMSDRALPRSFRMMEGFGVHTFRMINARGESKFVKFHWRPKLGTFSVIWPEAVKINGADPDFHRRDFWNAINAGDFPEWELSVQAFTQEQANEFDFDVLDPTKLIPEELVPLTPIGKMVLNRNVDNFFAETEQVAFCPSHVVPGIDFSNDPLLQGRLFSYLDTQLSRLGSPNFHQIPVNKPKCPFANFQRDGHMQMDIPTGNVANEPNSLDNGTPREDPKTGFTSYPAEEAGQKLRIRPESFADHYTQARLFWVSMTEPEKRHIVGGFAFELGKCDQLKIRTRMLGHLNNVDSELARQVADSLGMSGTADKIKPRVPVGDPQPSPPLSQYSTAPKSLAGKKIGLLTTDGVDASIYNSLVKLAKDESAMMEVIAPKAGPIKTSRGKEIVPDHFLDGTPSVLFDCVVVAPSPEHSETLESQAAAIDWIRDAFSHLKVIGFNEASMKMFQKASVKTDADEGLVAIGGGDFKAFLSAAKKHRIWDREA; encoded by the coding sequence ATGGCAAAGAAGAAGGCACCCGCGAACGGCTCTCACAAGGGTAATGGTGACGAACTGCATCAAACCACATCTTCAGCAAACAAACTAACGACCAATCAGGGCGTCGTGGTCTCTGATGACCAAAACACGCTCGCCATCGGACCTCGCGGCCCGCAACTGCTGGAAGACTTCATTCTGCGTGAGAAAATCACGCACTTTGATCACGAGCGAATCCCAGAACGCGTCGTCCACGCTCGCGGATACGCGGCCCACGGTTACTTCCAGGCGTACAAGGGCAACTCCAAACTCACCAAAGCCGACTTCTTGCAAGACCCGAGCGTTCAGACACCGGTTTTCTGCCGATTCTCGACGGTCGCCGGAAGCGCCGGTTCGCCTGACCTCGCTCGCGACGTTCGTGGTTTCTCGGTGAAGTTCTACACAACAGCGGGTAATTACGACCTCGTCGGCAACAACATCCCCGTGTTCTTCATACAGGATGCGATCAAATTTCCCGATCTGATTCACAGCGTGAAACCCGAACCCGATCGTGCTTTTCCGCAAGCTCAGTCGGCTCACAATACCTTCTGGGATTTTGTCTCTCTGAACTCCGAGAGCATGCACATGCTGATGTGGATCATGTCAGATCGTGCGTTACCGCGATCGTTTCGCATGATGGAAGGATTTGGAGTACACACTTTCCGGATGATCAACGCCAGGGGAGAGTCAAAGTTTGTCAAATTTCACTGGCGACCCAAGCTCGGTACATTCTCTGTGATCTGGCCAGAGGCGGTGAAGATCAATGGTGCAGATCCTGACTTCCATCGTCGCGACTTTTGGAACGCGATCAACGCCGGGGATTTTCCAGAATGGGAGTTGTCGGTGCAAGCGTTCACGCAGGAGCAAGCCAACGAGTTTGACTTTGACGTTCTGGACCCGACAAAGCTGATCCCCGAAGAACTGGTACCGCTAACGCCGATCGGCAAGATGGTGCTCAATCGAAATGTCGACAACTTCTTTGCGGAGACCGAGCAGGTCGCATTCTGTCCATCGCACGTCGTCCCCGGGATCGATTTCTCCAATGATCCGCTCTTGCAAGGCCGATTATTCTCGTACCTCGACACCCAACTCTCACGCTTGGGCAGCCCAAACTTTCATCAAATACCGGTCAACAAACCGAAGTGCCCGTTCGCGAACTTCCAACGCGACGGACACATGCAGATGGACATTCCTACGGGAAATGTCGCCAATGAACCCAACTCACTCGACAACGGCACGCCGCGGGAGGATCCCAAAACAGGATTCACAAGCTACCCAGCCGAAGAAGCCGGGCAAAAGCTTCGCATTCGTCCCGAAAGCTTCGCGGATCATTACACACAAGCAAGATTGTTTTGGGTATCGATGACGGAACCCGAAAAGCGACACATCGTTGGTGGCTTTGCATTCGAGTTGGGCAAGTGCGATCAATTGAAAATTCGCACTCGGATGCTCGGTCATCTGAATAACGTCGACAGCGAATTGGCACGTCAGGTTGCCGATTCGCTGGGGATGAGCGGGACGGCAGATAAGATCAAGCCGAGAGTGCCGGTCGGTGATCCGCAACCGTCACCTCCGCTCTCCCAGTACAGCACCGCACCAAAATCGTTGGCGGGCAAGAAAATCGGTTTGCTGACGACAGATGGTGTAGATGCGTCGATCTACAACTCACTCGTCAAGCTCGCAAAAGATGAGTCGGCGATGATGGAAGTCATCGCCCCCAAGGCGGGGCCTATCAAGACCAGCAGGGGCAAAGAAATCGTTCCAGATCACTTCCTGGACGGAACTCCCTCGGTATTGTTTGACTGCGTCGTTGTCGCACCTTCACCCGAACACTCGGAGACATTAGAGTCCCAAGCCGCCGCGATCGACTGGATACGGGATGCGTTCAGTCACCTGAAAGTCATCGGGTTTAACGAAGCATCGATGAAGATGTTCCAGAAAGCGTCGGTCAAGACAGACGCTGACGAAGGCTTGGTGGCCATCGGTGGTGGAGATTTCAAAGCGTTCCTCTCAGCCGCCAAGAAACATCGCATTTGGGATCGAGAGGCGTAG
- a CDS encoding TonB-dependent receptor plug domain-containing protein produces MKRISLIALALLGVSPLGYSAENNLPSNRVALASTLQQDNKPTLPEIEVRPPQVTDPAETSTETTPAETPGIETMPRDASPIGDPTLQATEPDAAASAVSPQSASNSAMGGQSTPASDAPFSESFDSLSDQIFGRTMSNPSGLNSIFRSETSLFEAPRMGTIVDRDALDRRQATSMFRALQNEVGVMLQQTGNGQVSPFIRGLTGQQILVLVDGIRMNTSILRPGPNQYVGTIDPGSIDRIEIIRGAESALWGSDAIGGVINVVTRSASPLEGNHLSPMFSQYYSTAEASSYTRTGFSGWYGATGFTGGVSYLDTGELDRGGDLGRQPGTDYKQYAGDIKLQRMLNEYHMFTFAMQHFEQYDLKRSDRFLPFVLGPAPDGSVPTQRPTVFDPQQRDLIYGRLEGLLPDDLFFGDAYSVTLSGMRTKEASVVDRYASNDPAAVPTRRELSEFDDIGWGVTMSMIKDMEDFGKLTYGTDFYSESIDATRVRIDNPTLPGATATPTDPQYPDDSKADRVGVYASWYVPLTERLDATTSVRYENINVSGTPNFDTIGPTFFQRTYQDWIASTGLSYLVTDELRLFGGYHEGFRAPTVDDLTADKTFLQNGQSTPIVGNLDVQPEHSNTYEVGLKFNYDRLRLQVTEFWTDFDSFISRDVVGGTRFLTNQNAYINGTELNGEYLLGRNLALYGNFYYTYGTITTSGEPISRIPPTQGILGLRLNDPCHQGYFDVFTWMVDRADRYSSSNLGDVRFIPGGTPGYATLNVRTGRSFGDRNQHRLSVSLENITDKYYRVLGSGVDGQGFNAVFGYQYAL; encoded by the coding sequence GTGAAAAGGATTTCCCTCATCGCATTGGCGCTACTGGGTGTGTCGCCTTTGGGATACTCAGCCGAGAACAATCTGCCAAGCAATCGTGTTGCACTAGCGTCGACGCTGCAACAGGACAACAAACCGACTTTGCCCGAAATCGAAGTCCGTCCGCCGCAGGTCACAGATCCAGCCGAGACTTCCACCGAGACGACTCCCGCAGAGACACCCGGCATCGAAACGATGCCGCGGGATGCGAGTCCGATCGGAGACCCAACGCTGCAAGCCACCGAGCCCGACGCGGCGGCATCCGCCGTTTCACCGCAATCAGCGTCCAACTCTGCGATGGGGGGCCAAAGCACGCCAGCCAGTGACGCTCCCTTCAGCGAATCATTCGACTCCCTGAGCGATCAGATTTTTGGTCGCACGATGAGCAACCCGAGCGGCTTGAACAGCATCTTTCGCAGCGAAACGAGTTTGTTCGAAGCGCCCCGAATGGGAACGATCGTTGACCGCGATGCGTTGGATCGTCGACAGGCAACATCGATGTTCCGCGCGCTGCAAAACGAAGTCGGTGTGATGCTGCAGCAAACCGGCAACGGCCAAGTCTCGCCGTTCATCCGCGGTCTGACCGGCCAACAAATTTTGGTCCTGGTGGACGGCATCCGCATGAACACCAGCATCTTGCGTCCCGGTCCCAACCAGTACGTTGGTACGATCGATCCCGGCTCCATCGATCGCATCGAAATCATTCGCGGTGCCGAATCCGCACTTTGGGGCAGCGACGCGATCGGCGGTGTGATCAACGTCGTCACCCGATCGGCCAGCCCGTTGGAGGGAAACCATTTGAGCCCGATGTTCAGCCAGTACTACAGCACGGCGGAAGCGTCCTCGTACACTCGGACGGGATTCAGCGGTTGGTACGGCGCGACAGGATTTACCGGCGGCGTTTCATACTTGGACACTGGAGAGTTGGACCGCGGCGGCGATCTCGGTCGCCAACCGGGGACGGACTACAAACAATACGCGGGCGACATCAAGCTGCAACGGATGCTCAACGAGTATCACATGTTCACATTCGCAATGCAGCACTTTGAGCAATATGATCTCAAACGTAGCGATCGATTCTTGCCGTTCGTGCTCGGGCCCGCACCCGATGGCAGCGTGCCGACACAACGCCCCACGGTTTTCGATCCTCAACAGCGAGACTTGATCTACGGACGCTTGGAAGGCCTGCTACCGGACGACCTGTTTTTCGGCGATGCCTACTCGGTCACCCTTTCAGGCATGCGGACCAAAGAAGCGTCCGTGGTCGACCGCTACGCCAGCAATGATCCTGCTGCTGTGCCCACACGACGCGAACTCAGCGAGTTTGACGACATCGGCTGGGGCGTGACGATGTCGATGATCAAAGACATGGAGGACTTCGGCAAGCTCACGTACGGCACCGATTTCTACAGCGAATCCATCGATGCCACTCGCGTTCGTATCGACAACCCGACACTGCCGGGGGCTACGGCAACGCCGACCGATCCCCAATACCCAGACGATTCGAAAGCCGATCGCGTCGGCGTCTATGCGTCCTGGTACGTCCCGCTGACGGAGCGTCTCGATGCGACCACGTCGGTTCGCTACGAGAACATCAACGTGTCTGGAACGCCGAACTTCGACACCATCGGTCCGACATTCTTTCAGAGGACTTACCAGGACTGGATCGCCAGCACGGGTCTGTCGTACTTGGTGACCGATGAGCTGCGTCTGTTCGGCGGTTACCACGAAGGATTCCGGGCTCCGACAGTGGACGATTTGACCGCCGACAAAACTTTCTTGCAAAACGGTCAATCCACTCCCATCGTCGGCAACCTGGATGTCCAACCAGAACACAGCAACACCTATGAGGTCGGCCTGAAGTTCAATTACGATCGACTGCGATTGCAGGTCACCGAGTTCTGGACGGACTTTGACAGTTTCATCTCACGCGATGTCGTGGGCGGAACGCGATTCTTGACCAACCAGAACGCTTACATCAACGGCACGGAACTCAACGGTGAATACCTGCTCGGTCGCAATCTCGCCTTGTACGGAAACTTCTACTACACCTATGGAACGATCACGACCAGCGGCGAACCGATCTCACGGATCCCGCCCACTCAAGGCATCCTCGGGTTGCGTCTGAACGATCCGTGCCACCAAGGCTACTTCGATGTTTTCACTTGGATGGTGGATCGGGCCGACCGATACAGCTCGTCCAACTTGGGCGACGTACGATTCATCCCCGGTGGAACGCCCGGATACGCGACACTGAACGTTCGCACGGGACGCTCCTTCGGTGACCGCAACCAGCATCGACTGAGCGTCTCGCTGGAAAACATCACCGACAAGTACTACCGAGTGTTGGGCAGCGGAGTGGACGGGCAAGGTTTCAACGCCGTCTTTGGCTACCAATACGCGTTGTAA